In the genome of Peromyscus eremicus chromosome 1, PerEre_H2_v1, whole genome shotgun sequence, the window TATATAGACCTAGTTACAGAGTCATTGGGTACTAATTCTGTGAGTTAGTATCTGCTATTTACTGACATaagtgtgttttaaaataatttctaagtaTTTAAAAATGCACTGTCCTgcttaaattcatggcctttgTTTAATGTGTTTCTAGACTTTATTCCTTATTTTACCTATGTTGAAACTGAGCAACTTAATTTATTAATGATCTCCAGGGCCTGAAGGCTAGTCAGTAAGAGATCCACAACATGGATTGTCTTGTCCAACCGCAGATTTTAGAGTTCACTCTATGCTTTATGGGAAACATCTATGATGGGGATTTGGATTTAAAACATTTGTGGAAAATAAAGAGGAGGTAGTTTGGAGCCAATCATAAAGAATATGTGGTTGACTTGGGAGCTGTCCCAAAATGTGGTTGACTGCCTTGGACAATAGCAAAAGTTTTCTGATATTGGCAGATACAGCATGGTGATCATCAGAGGGGTAGTCTATGACAAAGAGATCGTTGAGACAGCAGGGAATTCAGATCAGGCTTCATaggagtttaatttttttttttttggtttttcgagacagggtttctctgtgtagctttgcgcctttcctggaactcgctttggagaccaggctggcctcaaactcaaagagatccacctggctctgcctccagagtgctgggattaaaggtgtgcgccaccaccgcccggcctgagttTAAATTTTGATTCTTAAATTCTTACAAACTTGGACTGGAAAATACAGACTCAGGAAAGGAGCTCTGGGTAACactgttttttcatttattcttacaGAGAAGAGCCAAATTGCTGTAGTGTATATGCTGGTTCAGATGCATCAATGGGACaagatgtttctttcttcttttaaatgtgtgtaattTGTACCCCCATACTTCTTCTCTAGATTACCCTTTTTTGCCTTCTTCGGTGACTCTTAACCTGAGGCCATCTCTAGTAGCatgtttttatgtcttttttctgCACCAGTCAGCAACTCTCACTGACTTGCTTCCCGATCCACTCTCTACTACTTTCACATTATTTCATAACATCCTGTGTGTAGTAAACAACTGGCAAGGACTTTTTCTTTCCATTGATACTACCTTAATGGAATTTTTCCAAGGGACTGCCCTGAGAAAATTCATGCCAGGGTCTTGGAGACAATGCTACGTCCAgtgtggggttatctgagggaaaagaatctatgtacaccatgctctttaatctgtttactttatttctctaagacaaaattctatctatacagcttcagctctgtcacattcagctcctctctgtacctacacttcctgtcttctcataGTCCTaactaagctcctatgcttttgacctcatctttgtcctctgttcctttgtCCTCCATCTTTTTCCTTTGCTCCTTACCCCGGctctgagaaactctgccttcttctctttctctctggtcaTGTGGCTTGGCCTGGAAATCTGCTCCAGTCTTTattgcacctggttatgcaagaAGCCCTATTGTCCTGAGTCAATAGCTCTGTGAGGCtactaggcctgaaggcaagggatggtctgagcttcatttgcacaaggaACAAAGCTATGCCTCTAcagtctgcctgtctcctaggctttgcaggggtgttacctagtggatcagcagtAGGTGTGAGAAGCTTAATTGTTTGCcatatggcctagtagtatatgggcATACAAGAATTTCATAACAGAATATAACTGatacaaattaaaaactaaataactgctgggtggcagtggtgcagggagacagagccaggtaaatctctgtgagttcaaggccagcctggtctacagagtgagatctaggacagacaccaaaactacactgagaaaccctgccttgaataaaaaaacaaacaaaaacaaaaaaagctaaataacaccaaatattccttgataaatgtcTTTCCACTAGAAAAATTTCTTGACTTTTtttaggtatagctttaatatacagtttaatctctataatatattcttgcggccTGCTGCACCACCCTGTAGCTATGTATACTGACATATACCTGTTACTAGTActtaaacagagacaggagggttaATGCAGTTCCTGGTTAATCTAGTTTGCACAGAAAGTTTTAAATCAGTCacagctacaaagcaagacacTGACATATTCCTTAGTCCCCAAATCCTCAGATATCATAGACCATTGATGCTAAGAACACAATCTAAGTAAACTAAAACAATCTAAAATATTTACAATCTATACAGAgtgatgacatttaaaatatctttaatgaaTTATAGATGCTACTGTTTGAATTtcaaactatatatatacattgaGCTTTATAAAGATAGAATAAATGAACTTTCATCTTTTTACTCAAATGTTTTAAAGAACATTTGGATTTTATAGGCAATGTTTCTTCATAAAATTGGTAGCATATAAAATTCCAACTTATGTGTATTGACATTGCCTTCACAATAAGGAAGACAATTTAACATATTGTGATTTGAAGAAAGAGCCCTGTGTAAAGCAATTCAGAAACAAGAGTCTGTATAAGAGTTAGATGAAGGtgcctgcacttttctgaagagaaaggaggaatggatgggggtaTGAGGGGCGGGGGAAGACTgaaaagagtggagggagggaggggaaactgtgatgggattgggaaaaataattaattaataaaaatgagttaaatgaaaatgaaagaaaaagagacagattGTACTCTTTTGAGTGAGCTGAGAAGGGGGAGATGATAGGCATCATTTCTTTCCTCAGAGACATTCTATATttgttaggttaaaaaaaaaaataaaaaagagcaacAACTAACATATTTGCTGAATGGAAGGGAAGACACATTTATGTGGCCTGTCTTTTTTATCAATTTGCCATTTTAGGTCATCCTCAGagcatttaatatttaaaagctTCTCAGAAACAGGTTTGTGGATtgctgaaagaaaataaacatacttTCTAAATAATTTACTATATTATATCCTCTGGAGTAGAAATATTTCTTGAAAGGGATGTAAATATGGGTTTCAAGTAAGCATGAAGCAAGACACCTCACACCCATGCAGCTTTGGATAAATGGCAAAGCAAAGACCTTCTGCACAGAAGCATGTCTTTAAGCCTGTTATAAGGTCCTAGGTGAGAAGAATTAAGGAGGAGCATAAGGGGTGGAGAATTAGTGTGGGAATAATCTCCCAGAAAAtaatgcaaaagcaaaaaacaaaaaagagttttgCTTATAGAAGTCATTTCACTCCTGCAGACAAAGGGcatattaaaactttaaaaattcctCTTCATTACTTTCAGTATTATTCAAGCACTTAGGCAGAAATCAATGGTAGCCTTAGGTAGGTGACTTAGTTACTGACAAAGAAGAATGAGCAGCAGAGGCTGAGGGTGGGGACTTGTTAGATGTAAATGATGTGCAAGgtgcagaaaacagaaagtgagGGCCACCTATGGCCAAAGCAGAAAAGAtagatgaattttttaaaaaagaaaaaagaatggatgGGTTCTCAGAGAATGGGCAGAAGTATAAAATAAACAGTGGTGCTTGGGGAAAGAATGAATGTTCAAAAGATTAATTTGCATAAGATCTAGTAGATCCTTTTAGAGAAGGACCAGATGATGAAAAGACCTATAATACCAGTTAATGAGGGACAGACATAGAAGATCTTCCTGACAAACTTACCTTGAGAAAACTAAATAACCTCCCATTCTAGTGGTTTATTCATGTCTGGATGACTCAAGTTCTTGTAATATCATTTTGTGTATTCCAGTTGCAAGGAGACAAGAGTTCATAGAGGACAAGTATCAAGCAAAAGGCAATTTTGATCAAATGTTTTTGGTCTTGGAGAAGAAATAAACCATCTGCTGAATTTAACTTTCTCACAGAAAGTGACTCAGGTAAGGAGAAACACAAAACcttgattaatttttaaatccCTTTGGACCAGGGAATGGTTGGGGTTAGAAAAAGAGGATGGTATGCTCCTAATCTTATTCCTAATCTACATAAAGTTTATTTTGCTAATGAATTAATTTCTCTTACATTTAGTGCACCCAGTCTTAATATGGAGCAGAAGTTGAAGCACTATACCACTACACCATTCTACTGACATTCACCATGCTCACATTCAATGACTCAGTCTTCATGCCTTCTGTATTGACACTAGTTGGGATCCCTGGCCTGGAGTCAGTGCAGTGCTGGATCGGTATTCCATTTTGTGTCATGTACATCATCGCTTTGATCGGGAACTCCCTAatcttagttataataaaaaatgaaaagagccTCCACATACCCATGTACATTTTCTTGGCCATTTTGGCAGTCACAGACATTGCCCTTAGCACATGCATTCTCCCAAAAATGTTGGGCATCTTCTGGTTTCATATGCCACAGATTTCCTTTGACGCCTGCTTGCTACAAATGGAACTCATCCACTCATTCCAGGCAACAGAATCAGGCATCCTCTTGGCCATGGCTCTGGATCGCTATGTGGCTATCTGTAACCCCCTGAGACATGCCACCATCTTTTCTCAACAACTCATGACttgccttggagctggagtccTACTCAGGTCTCTCATTCTTACATTCCCAATGATATTGCTCATCAAATGCCGCCTTAAGTACTACCAAACTACCATTGTCTCCCACTCTTACTGTGAGCACATGGCCATTGTGAAATTGGCAGCTGAAGATATCAGAGTCAACAAGGTATGTGGCCTCCTTGTTGCCTTTGCCATCTTAGGGTTTGACATAATCTTCATTACCTTCTCCTATGTGCGAATCTTCATCACTGTCTTTCAGCTGCCCCAGAAGGAGGCTCGATTCAAAGCCTTCAACACTTGCATTGCTCACATCTGTGTCTTCCTACAGTTCTACCTCCTaggcttcttctctttcttcacccACAGGTTTGGGGCTAACATACCCCCCTATGTGCATATCCTCCTGTCAGATCTTTACCTGTTAGTTCCACCTTTTCTCAACCCCGTTGTCTATGGTGTTAAAACTAAACAAATCCGAGACAAAGTCCTGAAGATGCTTATTTCCAAGAAACCTCTGTGAATATTAGTGACTCCCTCTGTTGAAATGTTGTGTGGTTTCTAAATAGCAACTTGAATGAATTAAACTCTATGTCTTCTACAAATAGGAAAGTGTGTGATAGCATGTGAATTTTGGGTACTCAAAATTTAAGGAAttataagttaaataaaaaacaatcttgtttaactctgtttaaatttcaaattatttaatgtgttttttcCTTCTTAGAACTATAAATATAGTCTTATATGTTCTTTTCTGACACTGTGGagtcatatttaaaaacaaatttcagaaTCAGCATTTTCTTCAGGAAAATTTCAGAGCAAGTTCTATAAATCCTCATTCTGAATTTCTAACCCAACAAATACCCATAATTTTGGCTATATTTTACTTACTAGTCTTTCCTTCTATTCTATATTTTGACAAATTTTGGAATGGTTAATCTGTTTTACATTATctctataaataaaatacagtgaTGATGATATATAACAAGTAATTTACACAGAATTATACAATGAAATCTAAAACCCATTAAAGGTATCAAGAAATATGTACAGGGAAATTCCAAAGAAAGAGCAAGGAATTAATATACTCACAAATAAACTTTTAGGAAAACTGAAGCAATGATATAAATGTAGGTGTGGATATTGATTGGACTCTCATATGTTAGTTATTGTAAAGTAAATTAGAGTTTTTACTTGTGCTTTATTAACATTTAGAGGTTGAAGAGTAATTGAATACAGGGGCAAAACTGTAGTATTTAAAAATTGCTTACTGCCAGCACCATCAGTAGTTTGTCCTACCCACTCTTAAGTCACAAAATCCTAGAACACACTGCCTGGCACTTACTAGAACACAGTGATATTTGCATTTATGGAAGCTAATATAATATGCAAATCTGTACAGAAAATTATACACTCAGAGGTTGATTCCACTATTATTAAGGTAAAGAAAGCATGTAGATAAAAGGATAATTATACAATCCTGAGGTTTATATGAGCCAAACACACTGACTATGAGCAGGGACTCAGCATCTATCTTCACATTTTCTACATCCTCTTTCTCTATATCTTCAACTTACTATTTTGATGTCTCTATGAATATCATGTCTAAATTTTCTTCAACAAAAGAACAAGTCTGAGAACCAATAAGTTGACTgcaaacacacactaaaaaagcATTATAGATGGAGAAGTCATGTTGATTCCTTATTTTGGGTAAATAAGTttttgaataaagaaaagaagaaaacatctaTAAAGCAGaggggtttggagggagggaggaaaggagggaggaggagggagagacacagagagagaatcattcaatatttaaacatttatttttagaaaaaaattttcaaagaaataaatataaacaaattattgtgtttcaaaataaaatttaatgggTCTGAAGAAATAGATCAGTAATTAAACCCTTGCTGCTCAAGTCCAGAATTCTGATCCCCAGAAACCCATGTAAATGTCAAGTGGTCATGGCAGACTGCCTGTAATTCCTCCCCGAGGAGGATGACAACAGCACTTCCCCAGAGCAAGTTGGCTAAGAAAGATAAGACACATGTGCAATgccgtgcagtggtggtgcacgcctttaatctcagcactggggaggcagagccaggtggatctctgtgagtttgaggccagcctggtctacagagtgagatctaggacaggcaccaaagctacaaggagaaaccctgtctcaaaaaaaaaaaaaaaaaaaagctttgggtTTGTCTTGATGAAAAAATATGAGTCTTGACCTCAgactctggtttccacatgcccTGCATACACCTGCATGATTGTCTACACACATTTAAGAACTTGCACATGCAAATActtgcacacaacacacacacacacacaaaatatgaaaaaaatagtgAACATgagatatatttattatataataaataatgcaGTGATAAAACAGAGAACAATGTTTTAGTTGATAGACAATAAAAAATGGTGTTTCATGAGATAATAGAAGTGAAGAAGTGAAGAATTAATTTTGAATTGGAGACATATATTCCAGTGCTTGTGACACATACTTCAGAGTTGTTAAGCAATGAGgaatcaatttaaaataaataagcatgaTGAATGCAGAAATCCCAGCAGAGATACAGGGAAGTTAATGAACATATAGCATAGGTGATATTCTTAAATATGGAACCCAAACTAATAAGATATTGTAAACGCCTATTTAATGTGAGTAAATTAAACAGTCTCAATTTTAGGTAGTAGATATGAAAATGTACTAAGTACATTTTAAATTAGACTGACCTTTGTTGTTCAAATAAGCAACTAAAAATGCAAAACCCAACCCAATTGGAGCAGAAAAAGTACATATTGTATATCTTTATGAAATGATGGATAATTTATTATAATCTGAATATGAGGGatcacaaacaataaaaacattaaaatgcacaTCTAAACCAATAATTTTTAGCTGTACTTTGACAGTGAGAGTCTTTCAGTAGTAAAGCTATTTGTGGATGTAATTAATTAAGCACAATTTCAGGGGTTAGTTTAATAAGAATTTTCTGCATATAAAGTGCGTTTGGCAAAGGAAAACTAGTAAGGGGGCAGACAGTGCAAAGGAAAACACACTGAGATAGTTTTCTTATGTCACCTGTGTGCGTTCAGTCTTGGACTTAGGCAATTAGAGAAAGGTAAGTAACACAGCCTTTTATCATTATTTCAGATATGTAATTCATAAACAAGAGAGGtcataaaacacaaaaacagtcATTAAAGTAGCACTAACTAGAGAAATGAATCAATACTGACTCTCCAAAGTTCCTGCAATGGTCCAGTTATTACTATAAGGGTAATTACTTTCCCCATAGCAAGCTTCACAGAAACATTTAATACAattgtttacttttttccttttttctgtataTCTAGAATATGTGTGAATTGTTAGGCCTACAACAATGTTTTGATTGTTTAACATTTTGCACAAATTGTGGCACACAATATATAATTTGTACAGTGGAAAAATGTGGATTTTTCCCCAAGTTATTGATTGTAGATCTCTTCTAGTTTTCTCTCATGAATAAGAGACTATGGAAATGCATTCTACAATTTTaaccacatttttaaaatctacattCTTGTACATGGCTTGGTTACTTTTATTCTGCAttgtccatcctgcttcctctccatctgtctggtaactctgcctttcttcttcccagagctctctctgtccagaagtccctgctatatctcctgcctagctattggctgtttagctttttattaaaccaagcacaatgacacatcttcagtgtaaaggaatattctacagcatttcccctttttgtttaaataaaaaagaaaggttttaactctaacacagtaaaactatatacagtaagaacaattatcagttagaattacattcataatgtctagtccatttgtatttggcaaacttagagaaaatactccattatcctATCTTAGTCTAACATTTTATATCTGAAATGTTTTTTGTCATAACTTACATTACCAAGcttaaaaaatacctttttagaccttaaaacatctttttagataaacaatttacaCTTTTATATCTCTCAACCTTGTACATTTTTtaccttttttgtgtttttttttttttttttaatttggtaacaaagaaaactgtaactataactatcaggtcttcaattccatcagagacctgagaaagataaatatgatcTGAGTAAATAGGAAttgcaacttccaaaactacgaaatgacagagacatctggttgcctggacaCTTCAGggttcttctgcaacattggggcatccatctttggcctatgggCCTAGATTATCTGATGGATTTTTTgtaaagcaggaaatttgaaggactgttctacctTATCTTGGTAAGGTtaggcagtcactttcttttgtgtcctgcttctcCAGTTTgaatagcatactgtcagcagttgaggcaaggacagCCCCTTGCCCAAAgagctagcttttgccacaaagagggtaaacttcatatggaggttctttaatgtccatcatccttttctgaagtagattgatgctgccaagagcagatgtgtctcactgtcatgaaaatccttatgttatcaaaacattttaaatgccatgttatgtaggtctttgaagtgtttgaagaccacctatctatttaaaatagatctctgtttgaccttgaaaacatacctaacatgactttagcaggaatcttaaaagttcttattaataaaatcaaacctggtgccaggtattggggtgaatgctggaagatcagagaagcagaacaagccacagctaccttaccttgccaattcctcagctgatcctgttttgtcagactggaagcttctgagtcctcacccaaatggatctcagctgaactgctgctcaaaagcctaaaagcttaaccagccaaatgctgttagtttctggtcttcacgccttatatatctttctgctttctgccatcactcccagggattaaaggctcactttccgGGATTAaaaggcgtgagttaccatgcctggctgtttccaatgtgaccttgaactcacagagatccagagggatttctgcctctggaatgctaggattaaaggcgtgtgctaccactgcctatcctctatgtttaatattgtggctgttgtcttctctgacctcagataagtttattaggatgcacaatattttggggaacacaataaaaccacacatgactataagtttggtAATTATAGATGATTAACTACTCACCTGTATTTTTTGTTATCctaaataactttcaaggactaaaactttacattatgttttaaaatgagcTGATAGGTACAGTgccttaaacaagaacagaaacatgtatatatatatacatacatatataataacaaaaataaccttaaatttatatcaatatacaaaaattcataccaatataaaatatttgaaactaatggttgttcaaaagtagactcaataattcACTcatttatctcatcatttctatattatatcttccttttttctccttagaaaggcatccttgaatctaatctcctttgtttagttttctctctgactattaccaataacaacttgtaaccagtCCCCCAAAACAaccacaaacatccataacccaccaaatggacaaaaaccacccaccccacctcttgggaatgtggatgttgtattctctagattgcttcctgttttctggggTACTTGTATCTTTTAGGGTagcctgagaaaattgggataatggttaagtcctggaagagctaggtgtatcatttgttttccagtctctgTGTATTGGAAAAGAGCAAGGCTTATCTGGAGTCCTagctggaatagtctgtgaggctggaccatctcagcaagcattcttgaagctgttctggatgcagaactctgaggaaactgcaacagaggcactctgagaggctagatcacctgggccacccattttcattggtctTTGgttcccttgctctgaaaacacacaaagtttcaaaggtaacatacaaatctgtattaacacaagtatggaatgtgcagtgtgtacaagtcagtttaagatgtttttttgttttatgtttgagcaggtaaaatgtATGTCACCTGTCacttattttgtagttttttttttaggtttatttatttatgtttgtagctaggattttcagggggtctcttCTGAGCAAACCTGATCTCTATCAAGCTTGAAGGAATCTacaacttttcattttctgtggaaacaaaagcatgacctcttccccaatgcaacatatttttgacttctatttttaagtgaagacattttaaaaatgtataggttggtttaatttaggaGTTTCCAAAATCTAATGTCTTTTAGCAGCTATttgctcatcagcaatcaaaaaatttaaagtcaacaagAAACCATGTAGGATCCAGACTGTATTTTGCATCTTTAAATGGCttatcttttttatattattttattttctctttgaatactttatcttattatttataagctattttatgactgtctatacccattttcttttcttttttaagcctatgcacattttaaaaacacattgtaagctgtttagaggttttttttcccacctggatctgtctttactgagcgtCTGCAGTAGTCTCTGATTGCTAcagacaaacttttttttttaattaaaaaaatttttttttccattttacataccaaccacagttcttcCTCCTTGTCCTTCTCCTGCTCACCCCCATAGGGAGTCAATGAAGtctgacatatcaagttgaggcaggaccaagaccctACACCCTGTGACAatgctgagcaaggtatccttTTATAGAGAACAAGCTCCAAAAAGACaattcatgcactagggataaatcctggtcccactgctaggggccccaccaactgcccaagtcacacaactgttgcccacattcagagggcctagtttagtcccatgcaggttccctagctgtcagtctagagtcagTGAACTCCAACCTACCTCAGGTCAactatctctgtgggtttccccatcaagATCTTGACCTCTTCCCTCAaataatctctcctccctcttttcgaCTGGACTCCGGGAGCtccacccagtgcttagctgtggatctctgcatctgcttccatcagttactggatgaaggttctattttgacaattagggtagtcttcaatctgattacaggggaaggccagttcagggaccctctccattattgcttggagtcttagctgggttcatccttgtgggttcctgggaatttccctagcaccaggcttcttgataactctATAATGGCTCTCTCCATCAAAATATCTCTCTCCTTGCTCTGCCCCTCCTCCAACTCAACCATCCCCTTCCCTCATATTTTCTGCTCCCTCCCCTTACCTTGTCCTGCTTCCCCCTCACCACTATGGTCCCAATTTtctcaggagatcttatctatttccccttcctaggggaATCCATGCATGCCAAATGGACGGATTACtgtaagacaaatcttaaactgctatgtcagCTGCCCATGTCTCAACTTAGCACATGGCCTTGGCTCATGGCATAGGCAGCTGGCTCCAGCCTGCAGGCAGTGGCTGGTAGCGGCATGGCACCCTGTATGCAGAGCACCAGTTCACCTGAGAAGCTGCAGGACTAGAAAGCCACATCTGGCTCCTTTTCtagaacttttcttagctttctcaggtGCTATGTTTAGATATTTGAACCCCCATATTGGATACCatttgtaggcagatttttctttgggccagcTCACAAAATATGACATGGAGACtgatcattaattatgaaagtgtgGCTTACGCTTGTTCCTAAcaagttcttataacttaaattaacccatatgttTTAATCTACATTAttttatgtggctcagttacctttgctctgtattgcccatcctgcttcctctccacctgcctggcaactctgcccttcttccca includes:
- the LOC131901263 gene encoding olfactory receptor 52A5-like, producing MLTFNDSVFMPSVLTLVGIPGLESVQCWIGIPFCVMYIIALIGNSLILVIIKNEKSLHIPMYIFLAILAVTDIALSTCILPKMLGIFWFHMPQISFDACLLQMELIHSFQATESGILLAMALDRYVAICNPLRHATIFSQQLMTCLGAGVLLRSLILTFPMILLIKCRLKYYQTTIVSHSYCEHMAIVKLAAEDIRVNKVCGLLVAFAILGFDIIFITFSYVRIFITVFQLPQKEARFKAFNTCIAHICVFLQFYLLGFFSFFTHRFGANIPPYVHILLSDLYLLVPPFLNPVVYGVKTKQIRDKVLKMLISKKPL